In Dyadobacter subterraneus, a single genomic region encodes these proteins:
- a CDS encoding MFS transporter, whose amino-acid sequence MEILELNETKSPVLTRNWIAFSLCMLAYILSGTVSTLMSVYLPVAIPDLMHREISEAEMGEIGAFINATFLYGWMFGGLLFGLVSDRVGRVKTLAFCTGLYGIGTCLVVIVPNWYSLMGLRFITGMGVGGVLLVSTVYISEIWEKKTRPVMLGILAVSFPIGIVATGSLNIIFSEWRPAFGLGILPVVIALLILFLAPESHSWQTIKSSSRNSDRVFDGTNRSNLIKGSVIFGAVLIGLWGIFSWLPTWVQSLLAVGQDGQKERGLTMVLLGMGGIIGGILSGFLVKKLGSRKTLLITFAGCITVCCLLFITNHTFSKIVYLETALLALFFGISQGSLSSYIPELFPVIIRATATGFCFNIGRFFTATAVFFIGALVTVLGGFGNALLVFSIPFLIAFITAWLSRDPESNIKNLS is encoded by the coding sequence ATGGAGATTCTGGAATTAAATGAAACAAAAAGTCCTGTACTAACCAGAAACTGGATAGCATTTAGTCTTTGTATGCTGGCTTACATTCTCAGCGGAACAGTATCGACATTAATGTCGGTTTATCTGCCTGTTGCAATTCCGGATCTGATGCACCGTGAAATTTCGGAAGCGGAAATGGGGGAGATCGGCGCATTCATAAATGCTACTTTTCTTTATGGCTGGATGTTTGGCGGATTACTTTTTGGCCTGGTAAGCGACCGGGTTGGCAGAGTGAAAACGTTGGCATTTTGCACCGGACTCTACGGTATTGGTACTTGCCTGGTTGTTATCGTGCCAAACTGGTATTCATTAATGGGCTTACGTTTTATTACCGGAATGGGTGTTGGCGGAGTACTTCTGGTTTCAACAGTTTATATTTCTGAAATCTGGGAAAAGAAAACGCGTCCTGTGATGCTGGGAATCCTGGCAGTTTCTTTTCCGATCGGGATTGTAGCTACGGGAAGTTTGAACATTATCTTTTCGGAATGGAGGCCAGCTTTCGGGCTTGGAATACTTCCGGTTGTTATTGCATTGTTAATTTTGTTTCTGGCTCCTGAATCACATTCATGGCAAACGATAAAATCTTCTTCCAGGAATTCTGATCGTGTTTTTGATGGAACCAACCGTTCAAACTTAATCAAAGGATCTGTCATTTTCGGCGCAGTATTAATCGGGCTTTGGGGGATATTTTCCTGGCTTCCTACTTGGGTTCAGTCATTACTTGCCGTTGGCCAGGACGGACAAAAAGAACGTGGACTAACGATGGTTCTTTTAGGAATGGGTGGAATTATTGGAGGGATTTTATCCGGTTTTTTAGTTAAAAAATTGGGAAGCAGAAAAACATTGTTGATCACCTTTGCAGGTTGTATTACTGTTTGTTGTCTGTTGTTCATTACCAATCATACCTTTTCCAAAATCGTTTATCTCGAAACGGCTTTATTAGCGCTGTTTTTCGGGATAAGCCAGGGCTCATTATCCAGTTACATTCCGGAATTATTTCCAGTAATTATCCGAGCGACTGCAACTGGATTTTGTTTCAATATCGGCCGGTTTTTTACTGCTACTGCTGTCTTTTTTATCGGAGCTCTGGTAACCGTTTTAGGAGGTTTTGGCAACGCATTACTGGTTTTTTCAATACCATTTCTGATCGCATTCATTACTGCCTGGCTCAGCAGAGACCCGGAAAGCAATATAAAGAATTTATCATAG